TCGCGCAGCAGCGGCAGCAAGCCGGGCACAGCAGCCGGCGCCTGCACCGAGGCAAACGCCAGCGCGGCCTCGCGGCGGTACGTAGGGTTGGCGTTGCTCAGGAAAGGCAGCAGCGCGGCGGTGTTGCGCTCGTCCTGGGCCGTGCCAATCTGGCGGATGGTGGCGTCGTGGTACTTGTTGGCGAGGCCGGCGCTGGGCCGGGGCGTGCGGGCACAAGCGGCCAGCAACAACAGCAGCGGCCAGCAGCGAAAAGAGCGGTAGGGCATGCGGTAAATGTAGGGCCTGCTTCGGGGAGAAGCAGGTTGCATGAACGAGGTAGAGACGCAATATTTTGCGTCTCGTCGTTGCTGAGGTTGTTTAGCCTGCGCAATCAAATATGGCAGGTGGCGCGGCCTTGGTCGTTCAACGACGAGACGCAAAATATTGCGTCTCTACCCTGTTCTCGTTCCTTCTACTCGCCGCCCCAGGAGGCTTCCTGCGCGGCGGGCTCGGCCGGCAGGTGCCGGCTGCCGATTTCCTTCAACTCCTCGTCGAGGCGCGCAAACAGTACTTCATTGCCTTCCTGCCGGTAGCCGGACAAGGCTTTTTCAAAATCGGCCAGGCCGTAAAGGAAGGCGCGCAGGTTGTCAGCCGTGATGGCCTCGAAATGGCGGCCGTAGCCCATTTTTTCTACTTCGGCCGCGTTCAGCCACTGCTCAAACTGCGCCGGAATGGGAATGGCGCAAATGGGCTTGTGCAGAAACACCGCCTCCGAAATCAGCGAGAAGCCGCCGTTGGTGACCACGGCGCGGGCGCTGGCCAGGTCGGCAATGAAACCGGCCTCCGAGAAGGCGCAGAGCTGCACGTTGCCGTGGCTTTCCTGCTTGTTGAAGCCGTAGACGCGAAACTCCTGGTCGGGCAGCTGCTGCAGCAGGGGCACCAGGTTTTGCTGCGTGGTGGCGGATTGGTACACCAGCACGTGCTGGCCTTTCGAGGACTTGGCCGCCAGAATTTCGGGCCGGATGATGGGCGGCACCAGCGTGGTGCGCTCCTTTTGCAGGGGCAGGT
This DNA window, taken from Hymenobacter sp. 5317J-9, encodes the following:
- a CDS encoding glycosyltransferase family protein encodes the protein MNILYGVPGEGLGHATRSKVVIGHLLAKGHQVCVVSSSRAYNMLAAAFPGRVHEIRGFHLAYNGLAVSKLRTAALTLRTAPEDLRINFAKYRELLCDFEPEVVVSDFESFTYLFAKMHRLPVVSIDNMQIISRARLNVTVPKAERGNFNLAKSIVRAKLPHSRHYFVTTFFDLPLQKERTTLVPPIIRPEILAAKSSKGQHVLVYQSATTQQNLVPLLQQLPDQEFRVYGFNKQESHGNVQLCAFSEAGFIADLASARAVVTNGGFSLISEAVFLHKPICAIPIPAQFEQWLNAAEVEKMGYGRHFEAITADNLRAFLYGLADFEKALSGYRQEGNEVLFARLDEELKEIGSRHLPAEPAAQEASWGGE